Within the Balaenoptera acutorostrata chromosome 10, mBalAcu1.1, whole genome shotgun sequence genome, the region tctttttgtctccatttctgtttctctctctccccactcctctctcGTTTATTTATTGTGTGTGTTTCCCCTCTCGCAGTGAAAGACTTGGACACAGAGAAGTATTTCCATTTGGTGAGTGCCCTGCCTCCGGCCCTGGGGGTGCCCGCCCTTCACTGGGTGTCGACTTGGCTTCCTGCCACCCTGGGCCTCTGGGGGCAGTGCTTGCAGGCCCTGGgaaaggctggggtggggagcgggAACGGGACCCAGGGTAGCTCACGTGCACCACGAAGAGAGCCCAGTGCCCACGGGGGCAGGGTAGGACCGCCCACGGGCGGCCGGGGATGGTGCCTGGCGCCAGCACTGACCACTGACCACTGCCCCGGCCTCCCAGGTGCTGCCCACGGATGAGCTGGCAGAGCCCAAGAAGTCCCACCGGCAGAGCCACCGCAAGAAGGTGCTACCGGAGATCTACCTGACTCGCCTGCTGTCCACCAAGGTGGGCCCACCCTCACCTCTGTGTCCTCACTCCAGTGGGTCAGCTGTGACCACACACTTGGAGTGAGGGGGACAGTGCTTCTCCTGTGGGGCCAGCCAGGCTCTGGGGCGAGAGGCTGAGGGTGTTGGGTCCCAGCTGAGGAGGGGTTTGCTCCCAGCATGAAGGGTGCCCGATGACAACTTCTTTATCAGCCCGTGTGACACGGAGGGCAGCAGAGGCCCAGTGATgcccccaaggccacacagctggggcAGCAGAGTGGGCGCCTAAGAGCTCACACTCCAGCCCAGCAATTCCCTGCTCTATGTCTCAGTCCTTCCAACACCCTTGTGGGGTAGGTTTCACTAACCCGTTTCACAGACAGGAAGACCGAGTCCCAGAGAGGTTAGATGACCAGCCTGATGCCACGTAGCTTCCCCATTCACCCAGCACTGCTCAGTCCCAGCACCACGGGCTCCCCTGAACCGCCAGAGGTGCCTGCTTACCCCACTCCGTGTGGTCCTGGGCTGACGGCGGCCACCTGCTTCCATGCAGGGCACGCTGCAGAAGTTTCTGGATGACCTGTTCAAGGCCATTCTGAGCATCCGTGAAGACAAGCCCCCACTGGCTGTCAAGTACTTCTTTGACTTCCTGGAAGAGCAAGCAGAGAAGAGGGGGATCTCAGACCCTGACACCCTACACATCTGGAAGACCAACAGGTGGTGGGCCAGTGTGGTGTGGGTGGGAGGCCAGGGGGGAGGGCTGTGTGGCTTCACTGTATCATTGGGGGCAGCAGTGGTGCAGGGGTTCAGAGCCTGGTCTCTCAGCCCAccggcgtgggttcaatcccttatGCCAttccaagctgtgtgaccttgggtaagtgacttaacctctctgtgctttagtttctccTAGCTATAAAACCAGGGCAGTAAAAGTAACCCACTTTAATTGTAAGAATTAACTAGAAGTGAGCATTGTCTAAGTTTTGCCCTTACCATCACTCTCCTCCACCCCTCTGCGGTGGGCACCGTcagctctgttttacagatgagcacaCTGAGGCTTGTGGAGATGTTCCTGCCCCCGATCACATCCCTCCTTTGAGGCACGTTTTAGCTTTTCATGGTCACAAACCCCAACAAGAAGTTGTTGAAAACCTCAGCCGAACCCTCAGAAAAAAATGCCACAGACCTAGAAGTTTCTGTGTAGTTGCAGGGGCTGctcagggccctgggtggggtggggtggggtgggggggtccgTATGTCCCAGGCTGCCCAGTCACTGGGGAGGAGGGTGTTACCAACCCTCTGGCCTCCTGAGGCTAAGGATCcaggcctctccctccctcagtcTGTCTTCCTGGTGACCCAGCTAATGATGGACTTCCCACAGCCATGCAGGGGCTGGAGGATGAGCCGTGGGCTGCTCggcgggggcagggcgggggttCTAATGAGAACCAGGACTGGCTCCCTGGCTCCAGGCTGCTGCGTGAGAGCGGGCGACTctgcagggggtggggcgggcagTGAGGGTGAAGTCAGGCCCTGCAGCTCTTGCCTCAGCCCGTGGCCCTCTCCACACAGGAAACCCGGCTCCCAGCCCCTCTGCTGCCCCAGCCGGCCAGGGATGGCCCTGAACCCCATTTGTGGAGGAGCAAACCGAGGTTTCCAGAGGTTCCGTCCTGTGACTAGTCTCCGCTGGCCTCGAGGGGCAAAGCTAGCCTGTCCTCTGAGCCTGCCTACCTCCCTGTCCCAAGCCTCCTCAGCAACCACTTCCTCCGCTGCCCACCCTCGGGGTGGGCTCACGCCGCTGCCTCTGTCACTCTCTGTCCCACAGCCTTCCTCTCCGGTTCTGGGTGAACATCCTGAAAAACCCACAGTTTGTCTTTGACATCGAGAAGACGGACCACATCGATGCCTGCCTCTCAGTCATCGCACAGGCCTTCATCGACGCCTGTTCCATCTCCGACCTGCAGCTGGGCAAGGTCAGCTGCTCCTGGGCAGGCCACCTGGTGCTGATGGGGACGGAGATCTTTCTGGGAGGGGAACCAAAAGAGCTCACATCTGGGGGATGTGGGATGAATGGGGTCATCAGAAGGGGGGACTCCCAGAAACCGGCACCCACAGTCCAACCGCGTGGCTGCAGGCTGGCTGAAGCTGCCTCAGGTGTGCCCCGCACCAGCTCCCAACACTGAGGCCGTGGGGCCAGGCCAGGAGAAGCCAGAGCGAACGTGGAAAGCCTGCGTGGTCTGGCACACCATCGGAGACCAGCGGGCTCCGGGCGGCAGCCCTGATGGTCAAGAGCCATCCAGTGGGCACTGAGTgaaggggtgggcagaggggagcaCAAGTGACCAAGACCTTTGAATACACGCAAGAGGGAGACCCCTGAGGCATCTGTCTACAGGGAGAGGACCCAGCTGGCTTTAGCGGGCGCAGAGGAGAGAGAGcggcattccagacagagggaagggcCTGGGCCGGGCAGGGAGGCTGTAAGCGTTAATGAGACGGTAGAGTTAGACCTGCCCCTGCAGGAGGGCGGGTGCCTGGCCCTGCGTTTAGCCCATGACTTTCAGAGAGGCCACGAGAGGCAGAAAATGCCGTCACCTCTCACACACTATATCGGAAGGCAGGACGCCCATGACAGAGAACTGGGAGCATACTTGGCACGTTTTGCTTTCAGGCGTAGGAAACATGTGGTGGGAAATATTCCACTGAGACAGCAATCAGGCTTCCAGAAATCTTAGCCACCAAGACCCATATCCCTAAGCAAGGATACAAACAAAACAGCCTGCGTGTCAAAGAGCTGGCACAAGCCCATGCACTTTTCCCCCTAAAAGTCGGTCCCCCTTGAGGTCATCACCCTGACAGTTCTGTAGAAAATGGGCAGGGGTTCCAAGTAcaagggcagagaggagaggggtggggggccCTGGTCCAAAGCCCGCAGGGCGGGGACGTTCAGTGATGGGCTCGTTTGTGTGGCGGGAGAGACGATTGCTCGTCCAGGAGAAGACGAGTCTGTGTCTTACTCCCTCACTCCTCTCTGCCCAGGACTCACCAACCAACAAGCTCCTCTACGCCAAGGAGATTCCCGAGTACCGGAAAATCGTGCAGCGCTACTACAAACAGATCCATGACATGACTCCGCTCAGCGAGCAGGAAATGAACGCGCACCTGGCGGAGGAGTCACGGGTGCGGCCCGCTCTGTGGGGACCTTgccgggcggggtgggggaggggcgggcaggaCTTGACTGTCAGTGAGGGGCTGCGTATAAGCAGCGGTTCttggctgggctgggcctggTTTTGACCATGGAGTCAACCTCCCTCCAACTCCCGCCTTGTCTTTCCTCATAGAAATACCAGAATGAGTTCAACACCAACGTGGCCATGGCAGAGATTTATAAATACGCCAAGAGGTATCGCCCACAGGTGAGTAGCCCCCAGTGCGAGGCCCCCTCGGAGCTACGATGCCCCCATGTCAGCCCTGTTCACCGCCACCTGCTCAGGGAAACAAACCCAGGGTGAGAGTCCCTCTCAGGCATTCATATCCCCAGGACGTTTCTGCTTTGGGGGTGGCCACCAGCAGTGGAAATCCAGGCAGTGTGTTCTCCCCCAGGATGTGTGGTGGGACCTGGGGGTCCTGGGCCCGGGCTTTGGCCCAGCTCCCTCCACTTCCCCCTCAGATCATGAGCGCCCTGGAGGCAAACCCCACAGCCCGGAGGACGCAGCTGCAGCACAAGTTTGAGCAGGTGGTGGCCCTGATGGAGGACAACATCTACGAGTGCTACAGCGAGGCCTGAGCCTGGGGGCTGGCAGGACGGGCGCCCTCCCTCGACTTCGCTTTGTCCCCAGTGCCTCGGACTCTGGCTGGGAAACGACGCAGCACGAGGGGCCTCTCTGAGCCAGCCAGaggagcccccagccctggccccttgGGCACcgtcccctcccacctgcccccagaCCCGGCTCTGGGCTGGGGACTCAAATGCTGCAGCCATTCCCCCAGTAAGGCTCCCACCGTCCACCCAGCACAGCCTGGACGGTGCCCCACTCGCTCTGCCCTGCACGGCCCAGTGCTAACGAACCCACCGATGGGCGAAGAGGCCGCCCGGCCCTGAGGTCGCAGCTGGAAACACTACCTCATCCTACCCGGTGGAGGGGAGGCCCCTTGAACCAGCCCTCAGCTGGTTTCCGCTTCAACCACCAAAATGTTGTCCCCGTCTCTACTCACCTGCAGAGGACCCTGGCCACACGCCATCCAGCAGTGTCAGATTTCTGTTGCTTGAGCGGCCACTGGCCAAGTGGGCAGCATCCACTGCCCGCGGGAGGCTCCGTGCTGCCCCGGGAGCCGGGCGGGCAGGGGCCTAGGGGACAGGTGCTGGGCGATCCTGGTcttgagggaggggagggggctgagttGCACCGAGGCTGTAGCTGGGCTACTTGATCTTGCTGGAAGTGTTTCTAAAGAGAGcaccattttttgttgttttttttttttaaaaaaaaagcttttatatattaaaaaacttaTCACGCGCCAACTGTGAATAGCTGCCACTAGTGCAGAGGACCCGGGGAGGGGTCCCAAGGGGCTCCCAGCGCAACACTGGAAATGACTGTTCCAGGGGACAGGCAGACCTGGCAGAGACCCCCGCACCCTGAGAACACCGTCCTTTCTGCTCTGTCAGAAGCGGCTGGCTGGGGCCAGTGCTGGGACAGGTCGCAGACCTtggggctgggctggagggggAGGCTGGGATGCTCTGGAACCTTCTTTATAATAAAAGCCTAATGGGAAAACCTGCCGTGGGCTCCAGCCTTTATCCTGAGATGGCTGTACTTGTagcagaaaggagggaggggagcctgGTTTAGGACCCTGCCCGGCTCCGCTCGTGAGGGGTGTGCAGATACCAACTCCGCTTCCAGGAAGGTTCAGTGGGGAAACGCGGGCATCTACTGACCGCCAGGAAGATGTCACAGCTGCTGTGTGCCATCTACCCCTGGGTGGGCCCTGCTCCTAACCTACTTACCTATGTAATAAGCCGTGAGGAACAgtgtattatccccattttacagatgtagaaattgACTCTCAGCATAGTCGAGGAATTTCCCAGGTCACGGCACAGGGAAGCCAGAAACCAGCTTGTGTGGGCCCCTCATTCCTCTGTTCCATGCTTCCTCCAGGCTGGAGTTTCCACAGTGAACCCCAAAGTGTGTGGGGATCTCCAAGGTGACCACCCTGGAAAGAGAACTGCCGTTTACACACTCACCCTGAATTTGTCATAAATATATACCATTAACTCCAttattcagatgaggaaacagaggcagttTCTCCCAGGCTGGTATAACCCTGCACTACTTCTCACCACAGCACAGGACTTGGGATCAGCAAATACCACAGAGACCCCCCAGCCCACCCAGCTGGTTCTGGGCCTGAGCTGGGGCTGAGGTTCACTGACCCACAGCAAAGGTCACTAAAGGACCACCTCCAAATCAGAAGCGGCTTaagttagttttttctttttatgaaggaaaaataatcacacacacacacacattaatcaGGAGTAAGAGCTAGGACAGAAAAATTCATACAATTTAAACAAAATCCCACAAATACCAGTTCTAGAATTGagaacagaaaaatgagaaaagtaaacaatttttagctttaaaaatagCTTCTTCCTGGGCTTCCAGTGCGTTCTGGGTGGAGAGagattctttatcttttcaaattttctattctgATCACTGATGCCTTTTTATTAAGCAGCAGACTTTCTAGTCTAAGATATTTACACaatttgataagaatttttttggggggtgtgaGTCTAGAATGAATACATGTTTTCTGCAGAACTGTCAGGAAGTACAAAAagcctgaagaaaataaaagctaccCTAACCCTCCCATGGTTAAAATCTGAGAGAATGCCATTCCAAACTCCAAATCGTGTGCCTGCCTGGGTTGGGGGCTGAGGAGTGATAATCGAGATCAGGAGGTACTCACCATTTCGCAGCTGCCTTTTCCCCCATGCAACATCTTTTTATGCCATTAAATATTCCACAGCCTGTTTTAATGCCTGATTAACATGCAATTCCTTCTTGAAGCTTAAAAACGCATTTGCAAATGGAGGAAATCTCTAGTTTCTAGGGTCATTTCTCAGCACAGAAGGTGGCCAACCACTGTGAACCACCCCCAGTCCTTGTCTGGGGCCCTGAAGACTTGCCTTGCAGCTACAGGTGTCCCTTAGCTCCGTCTGAGGGTCACAGGAGGTGGGAACTTCGGCGTAATGTCTGTCCTCAAGCAGGGGAGGAGGCTCTCCCAAGTCTCGTGGGTGCTGGGTGCTGTCCGGCCTCTGCCAGGTCAGGGCTACTGGCCTGCTGCCAGCTCGCGGGGGTGAGATgcctgcccgccccccaccccgagccTGCCCAGGGTGCCTCCCCCAACCAGACCCCCTAAGGGGGAAGCGCCAGCCCAGCTCCCTGCCATCTGCTCACTGTGCCCCTCGGGGCTCTGCTGGCAGCCGCGTGACAGATGCCCCAGGGAAGCCAGGAAGCCATACCGCACAGCGAGACAGAGCCTCACGTGGGATTCGGGGAGGCGAGGGCAGGGTTGAGGGAGCAGGGGCCGAAAGGGAACAGTCTGATGCTCCATGCTaggctgcctcagtttccctttgtgTCCCATCTGCCCCTTCCCAAGTGCCATCCAGCTTACCTCTGACTCCCTTCAAATCCACCCCTTCCGTCTCTGCCCACTCCCTGGCTCAGCAGTCACCCCTCATCTGGACCATCTCTTGGCAGCCCCCTGAACGAACTGTTCTCGCCCCAGGAGGTGGTCGCCATGCAAGCACTTGTGTGGACCCCAAATTGTGGACCCCTTTCTACATCCACTCCCTCAGCATATCCCATCCACCCTGCTTAAACATCTACCCAGAATCCACTACTTCTAACCCCTCCCTCCATGGCGGCCCACCCCTCAGCTGCACCATCGCAGGGGCCGCCTCCTTAGCCTCCTGCTGCTGCCCGTGTCCCCCTGCAGGCACTCCGCTGCTCACTGGCCTCTGATGGCTGTTCATCACAAttaaaaccaaacccaaaattCCTACCCTGGCTTACAAGGCCCTTCAGGATCTTGCCCTAGTCTACCCTGCAGCCCTTGTTATGGTATCTACTGCTgcgtaacaaaccaccccaataCATTTGTGGTGCTTATGTGTCTGACTGGGGCAGGGCTTGGCAGGGAAGGCCCGTCCCTGTTCCACGTGGTGTCAGGGGGGCCGCTCAACTGGGATAGGCGATCCATTTCCAAGATGGTGCACTCCCATGGCTGGCAAATTGGTGCTGGCTGGTCAGGGAGCCCAGCTGGGGCTGACACCCGGGGTGCCTCAATTCTTCTCCACTGGCTGTTTGGGCTTCCCCACAGCATGGTGGCTGAGTTCTAAGAGCAACTAttaaaaaacgaaaaaacaacaacaagaaacaaCCCACACACAGGAAGTAGAAGCTGCCAGTCTCTTAAGGCCTGAGCCCAGCAACTATCCTAATGTGAATTCCACTGTAGTCTATTGGTCAAGCAATCAAAGAGCCCAGGTTCAAGGGGCAGGGGCACAGACTCCAGCTCTCCACGGGAAGAGTGTCACATACGTTTTTAAAACACCCCAGACCTCACCTCTGTCTCCAGCTGGGCTTTAGCCACACGGGCCTCGCTGCAGCTCCGCCTGCCTGTCAAGCTCGTTCCCACCCCACGGCCTTCTcgctttctcttccttctgaggATTCCCGAGGAGCCCACAGCCCTGCTCAGTGCCTAGTCGAACGGTCCGCACCTCCTCTCAGCTCCTCTAACTCCTCGTCTCCGCAGCCACAGGGCTCCTTCTCAACACACACCATGTCGGTCTCTTCCCTGCCTATAACCCAccctggctccccactgcccccaaGACAATGTCTGCCTTCCTTAGTCCACCCTTCCACACCTTCCTGCCCCAACTCCACAGCCCAGGGGTTcatgccacccctcccccacctgtgCTCCTCTCAAAACCACAAATCCCCTTCCTTCCGGCTCCACCCCACATGCTGGGCCCTCTGCCTGCAATGCCCTTCCCCTCATCTATCTGGcaattcctactcatcctttaagaccAAAAGCTGCCCCCTCCAGGAAGCAGTCCCAGATCTCAGGCTGGATTAAACACCTTTCCAGTGCCTCCACAGGTGCCTACGTGCCTTTGGATCCCTGCAGCGGTCTGCATCTCCCCAGGGCAGAAGCTTCTGTCTGGGTCCTAGCCCTGGATGGCCAAATCCTTAGACCTCAGCCTCCTTCCACACCAATTTGTGGgggaaaaagtctttattgataAATAGGTTACAGTGAAATAGAGTGATAGTTTTTAGGGGAATAAAAAAGTAGAATCTCAGTCTCTCTCCACCCCGCCTCTAGCTCTCGGCTTCTGCCTTCTTACTGGCCGCTTTGGACGATGAGGACTTGGTGGGAATGCCAGGCTTTCTCGGGCCTTTAGGGGCCTCTGCCTTCCTGGCCAGTGGTACAGGCTCCATCTTGGACCCACTGCCCTTGGGAGGAACAGGGGCCTCGGCTTTaggcccctccccggccccctGGGCAGCAGCCTTTTTAGGGACCTTGCTCCCCATCTTCTTTTTGGCTGGGGAAGCAGCACCATTCTTGCCCTATAAGAAAGCAAACCAGGAGCAAGGTGAcagagctgggcagggctgggtgcaCAGCTCAGAGCCCACGAACTTAGGGTTGAAATCCCAGCTCTGGGTCACTTTTGACAAGTGACCTCACCTCTCTAAGTCTCAGcctcttatctataaaatggggatggtgaTCCTCAGGGCGCTGAAGGGCcggggaggagaggaaagtgcTCTGTACTTTGTAGGAAAATAAGCTGCCCCCTTCCTCGGCTGACCCctctggggctgggtggggatgCCTGAGCTCTGGTCGCTGGAGACCCGGAGCAGGAAGTCACCCAGGCACCTACCTTGGTGACCGTGGGTTTGGAACTCTGACTCCCAGGCTTTGTTTTCCTGTGGGCCTTGGTATCTGCTGGAAGAGGGGATGGCATGTGAGAAAGACCCCTTTCAGGAGGAGCTGCTGCTGGGCAGGAAGCTTCAGGGGTCCCACGGCCCTCGTCCTGCCCAGGGCCCAGTCCTCACTCTGACACTtgcaggctgtgtgacctggagcaagtagtttagcctctctgagcctgggtGCCCTAGTCTGCCAACTGAAGGTAGCAGCCTCTCTACCACGGACAGTTGGAGGATTAACTGGATGGTGGATGACCATCCCCCACTCCGTTCACAGCTCAACGCCTGCCCACACCAAAGGCCCCTGACAGGTGTATCTGCCTCTAACCTTTAACCCATCTTCCACATGGCGGCcaggatacattttaaaaaacaccttgGACCCTAGCTGTCCCCTGTTCAGAGTCTTTCTGTGGCTCCTCATCGTCCTCCAGATAAAGTCCAGCCTCCTGCTGCCCTTCacaacctccccttccccctcccccggtACACACAGAGACAACTATTTGTACTTCTTCCACCTTCTTCATGCTTCCAGGTCTTTGCACAAGCTGTTCTGCCTGggacacctcctccaggaagcctcccctgaaCCCTCTCAGAGAtgatccctccttctctctctgcgcTCTTCTTCCCCATACCCACCCCCACAAGCTACCATgcattctctgtctctctgagtcAAGCCAAGTGCTCAGGGCACATTGGCTAGGaaacccctcctccccagagcTGGCCCCTCCATCCCAACTCATGTCCAGTGGCTGCCAGAAACCCCCTCCCATGCCCTCCTCTCACCCCATTCACATCCATACCTTGGTTGCTCCTTCCACCTTTGACCTCTGACTTCCCGCCGGGCCCACTGGCAATGGGAGGGGCCTGTGTGGCCTTGTCTGGCTGTTGGGAGGACTTCTTGGCCTCACCCAGTCTTGCCTCTTGGTCCTTGTTCTGCTGGCCTTTCTTGGGGGCCTTCTTGGCTGCACCTGGTTTGGGGGTAGCTGTCCTCCCCTCTCCCGGCTTCCTGGACCCTTTTTTCACCTCGCCTGGGTTGGGTGGGTTCTTCTTTGACTCACTTGGTTTCTTGGGGTCCTTTCCCTCAGCTTGACCAGGCCTCCTGGGGGCCGTCATGGTGGACGTCTTCCTGGGCTggattttccttttgtctttggaAACTAACTGGAGGAGGAGAGAACGGGGTGGGATT harbors:
- the LOC103017898 gene encoding histone H1.8; this encodes MAPGSVASSDTSSASSASSASSTSTLGSSRSSGSEKPGLSRSGVREPRRHPPVLRMVLEALQAGEQRRGTSVAAIKVYILQKYPTMDVLRLKYLLKQALATGMHRGLLVRPVNSKARGATGSFKLVSKDKRKIQPRKTSTMTAPRRPGQAEGKDPKKPSESKKNPPNPGEVKKGSRKPGEGRTATPKPGAAKKAPKKGQQNKDQEARLGEAKKSSQQPDKATQAPPIASGPGGKSEVKGGRSNQADTKAHRKTKPGSQSSKPTVTKGKNGAASPAKKKMGSKVPKKAAAQGAGEGPKAEAPVPPKGSGSKMEPVPLARKAEAPKGPRKPGIPTKSSSSKAASKKAEAES